A window from Mauremys reevesii isolate NIE-2019 linkage group 9, ASM1616193v1, whole genome shotgun sequence encodes these proteins:
- the LOC120372427 gene encoding zinc finger and SCAN domain-containing protein 29-like produces MDLIVVWGEESVQAELQFGRRNADICAKIAQGMGEKGYTRDTQQCCMKIKELRQTYQKTRKANSCSGSEPQTCRFYEELHALLSCDPTTTPKRFMDTSQELLATSGNNKEDTVNEKEEEEEEIVSQARGGSILPDSQELFLTLEPIPSQDQLLAECDAREGTFAETLSVGTSSTLGQRLSQF; encoded by the exons ATGGATCTTATtgttgtgtggggagaagagtctgtgcaggcagagctccaattcggcagaagaaatgctgatatcTGTGCCAAAATTGcgcagggcatgggggagaagggctataccagggacacacagcagtgctgcatgaaaataaaggagcttcgTCAAACATACCAGAAGACAAGGAAGGCGAACAGTTGCTCTGGttctgagccacagacatgccgcttctatgaagAGCTGCATGCACTTCTCAGCTGCgaccccaccactaccccaaaaCGCTTCATGGATACCTCTCAGGAGCTCCTGGCGACCTCGGGCAACAACAAGGAGGACACTGTTaatgagaaagaggaggaggaggaggagattgtGAGTCAGGCAAGAGGAGGATCTATTCTCCCTGACAGCCAAGAACTATTTTTAACTCTGGAGCCCATCCCTTCACAGGACCAATTGTTGGCAGAGTGTGATGCCAGGGAAGGCACCTTTG ctgaaaccttgtcCGTCGGCACATCCTCCACactgggacagagactttcccagttTTGA